The following coding sequences lie in one Arabidopsis thaliana chromosome 3, partial sequence genomic window:
- the ARC5 gene encoding P-loop containing nucleoside triphosphate hydrolases superfamily protein (ACCUMULATION AND REPLICATION OF CHLOROPLAST 5 (ARC5); FUNCTIONS IN: GTP binding, GTPase activity; INVOLVED IN: chloroplast fission, peroxisome fission; LOCATED IN: chloroplast outer membrane, peroxisome, chloroplast; EXPRESSED IN: 23 plant structures; EXPRESSED DURING: 13 growth stages; CONTAINS InterPro DOMAIN/s: Dynamin, GTPase domain (InterPro:IPR001401); BEST Arabidopsis thaliana protein match is: Dynamin related protein 5A (TAIR:AT1G53140.1).) — MAEVSAKSVTVEEMAEEDDAAIEERWSLYEAYNELHALAQELETPFEAPAVLVVGQQTDGKSALVEALMGFQFNHVGGGTKTRRPITLHMKYDPQCQFPLCHLGSDDDPSVSLPKSLSQIQAYIEAENMRLEQEPCSPFSAKEIIVKVQYKYCPNLTIIDTPGLIAPAPGLKNRALQVQARAVEALVRAKMQHKEFIILCLEDSSDWSIATTRRIVMQVDPELSRTIVVSTKLDTKIPQFSCSSDVEVFLSPPASALDSSLLGDSPFFTSVPSGRVGYGQDSVYKSNDEFKQAVSLREMEDIASLEKKLGRLLTKQEKSRIGISKLRLFLEELLWKRYKESVPLIIPLLGKEYRSTVRKLDTVSKELRSQFVFSLDEAKLKERGRTFHDLFLTKLSLLLKGTVVAPPDKFGNVTALFSASQLLWHKLFLFLGVVKLDFCKISETLQDERTQGGAFVGTDGLQFSHKLIPNAGMRLYGGAQYHRAMAEFRFLVGAIKCPPITREEIVNACGVEDIHDGTNYSRTACVIAVAKARETFEPFLHQLGARLLHILKRLLPISVYLLQKEGEYLSGHEVFLKRVASAFNSFVESTEKSCRDKCMEDLASTTRYVTWSLHNKNRAGLRQFLDSFGGTEHNTTSGSSIQTTEMRLADLLDSTLWNRKLAPSSERIVYALVQQIFQGIREYFLASAELKFNCFLLMPIVDKLPALLREELENAFEDDLDSIFDITNLRQSLDQKKRSTEIELRRIKRIKEKFRVMNEKLNSHEFAQNLKAPSVQH, encoded by the exons ATGGCGGAAGTATCAGCAAAATCGGTGACGGTTGAGGAAATGGCGGAAGAGGACGACGCTGCGATTGAGGAGCGGTGGAGTCTTTACGAAGCTTACAACGAGTTACACGCTTTGGCGCAGGAATTGGAGACGCCGTTCGAAGCACCGGCGGTTCTTGTGGTGGGACAGCAGACCGACGGTAAAAGTGCGCTTGTGGAAGCTCTTATGGGGTTTCAATTTAACCATGTCGGCGGCGGAACCAAGACTCGTCGGCCGATTACTCTCCATATGAAGTACGATCCTCAGTGTCAATTCCCGCTTTGTCATCTCGGATCTGATGATGATCCTTCCGTTTCTCTTCCCAAATCTCTCTCACAAATTCAG GCATATATTGAGGCTGAGAACATGAGGCTGGAGCAAGAGCCATGTAGCCCATTCTCTGCAAAGGAGATTATTGTGAAAGTCCAGTATAAGTATTGTCCAAACCTTACCATCATTGATACACCTGGACTTATTGCTCCTGCACCAGGACTGAAAAACCGAGCTCTTCag GTTCAAGCACGGGCTGTGGAAGCTCTAGTCCGAGCAAAGATGCAACACAAAGAGTTCATCATTTTATGCCTCGAAGATAGCAGTGACTGGAGCATTGCAACCACTCGAAGGATAGTGATGCAA GTTGATCCTGAGCTTTCTAGGACAATTGTTGTTTCTACAAAGCTTGACACTAAAATCCCTCAATTCTCATGTTCATCTGACGTGGAAGTCTTTCTCTCACCTCCTGCAAGCGCACTTGACAGCTCCTTATTGGGCGATTCTCCTTTTTTCACGTCTGTGCCTTCTGGAAGAGTTGGCTATGGACAGGATTCAGTGTATAAGTCTAATGACGAGTTCAAACAG GCTGTGTCACTTAGAGAAATGGAAGACATTGCATCTTTAGAGAAGAAGTTGGGCCGTTTACTGACAAAACAGGAAAAGAGTAGGATTGGCATCAGTAAACTGAGGTTGTTTCTGGAAGAACTACTCTGGAAAAG GTACAAAGAGAGTGTTCCATTGATCATTCCACTGTTAGGAAAGGAGTACCGCAGTACAGTCAGAAAGCTGGATACCGTGAGCAAGGAACTTAGGTCGcaatttgtttt CTCTTTGGATGAAGCAAAACTCAAAGAGAGAGGCAGGACTTTCCATGATCTCTTCTTAACCAAG TTATCGCTGTTATTGAAGGGAACAGTTGTGGCCCCTCCAGATAAATTTGGTAATGTTACTGCTCTGTTCTCTGCTAGTCAACTTCTTTGGCATAaacttttcttgtttctggGTGTTGTTAAATTGGACTTTTGCAAAATCA GTGAGACACTGCAAGATGAAAGGACACAAGGAGGAGCATTTGTTGGTACTGATGGTCTCCAGTTTTCACATAAGCTAATACCG AATGCAGGGATGCGTCTCTATGGGGGTGCACAATATCACCGTGCCATGGCTGAGTTTCGTTTTCTAGTTGGTGCTATCAAATGTCCCCCAATAACGAGGGAGGAAATTGTAAATGCATGTGGAGTTGAGGATATTCATGATGGAACAAACTATTCCAG AACAGCTTGTGTTATAGCAGTTGCGAAGGCTCGTGAGACGTTTGAACCTTTCCTTCATCAG TTAGGGGCGAGGCTTCTACACATTCTCAAGAGATTGCTTCCAATTTCTGTATATCTTCTTCAG AAAGAAGGTGAATATTTAAGTGGGCATGAGGTGTTTCTCAAGCGGGTTGCTTCAGCATTCAACAGTTTTGTGGAGTCCACAGAAAAATCATGTCGTGACAA ATGTATGGAGGATTTAGCAAGTACAACTCGCTATGTTACATGGTCTCTTCACAACAAG AACCGAGCTGGTCTACGTCAATTCTTGGACTCATTTGGTGGAACAGAGCATAATACGACATCAG GTTCCAGTATTCAGACAACAGAAATGCGGTTGGCTGATCTTCTAGATAGCACACTTTGGAACCGCAAGCTTGCTCCTTCCTCTGAGAGAATTGTGTACGCATTGGTCCAACAGATATTCCAGGGCATACGAGAGTACTTTCTCGCCTCTGCTGAGTTAAAG TTCAACTGTTTTCTTCTAATGCCCATCGTTGATAAGTTACCTGCTCTTCTCCGGGAAGAGTTGGAAAACGCATTTGAAGACGACCTCGATAGTATCTTCGACATCACGAATCTCCGGCAATCACTTGATCAAAAGAAACGGAGCACAGAGATCGAGCTCAGAAGG ATAAAGAggataaaagagaaattcaGAGTGATGAATGAGAAGCTAAACTCTCATGAATTTGCTCAAAATCTAAAGGCTCCTTCGGTGCAGCATTGA
- the ARC5 gene encoding P-loop containing nucleoside triphosphate hydrolases superfamily protein (ACCUMULATION AND REPLICATION OF CHLOROPLAST 5 (ARC5); FUNCTIONS IN: GTP binding, GTPase activity; INVOLVED IN: chloroplast fission, peroxisome fission; LOCATED IN: chloroplast outer membrane, peroxisome, chloroplast; EXPRESSED IN: 23 plant structures; EXPRESSED DURING: 13 growth stages; CONTAINS InterPro DOMAIN/s: Dynamin, GTPase domain (InterPro:IPR001401); BEST Arabidopsis thaliana protein match is: Dynamin related protein 5A (TAIR:AT1G53140.1); Has 35333 Blast hits to 34131 proteins in 2444 species: Archae - 798; Bacteria - 22429; Metazoa - 974; Fungi - 991; Plants - 531; Viruses - 0; Other Eukaryotes - 9610 (source: NCBI BLink).) — MAEVSAKSVTVEEMAEEDDAAIEERWSLYEAYNELHALAQELETPFEAPAVLVVGQQTDGKSALVEALMGFQFNHVGGGTKTRRPITLHMKYDPQCQFPLCHLGSDDDPSVSLPKSLSQIQAYIEAENMRLEQEPCSPFSAKEIIVKVQYKYCPNLTIIDTPGLIAPAPGLKNRALQVQARAVEALVRAKMQHKEFIILCLEDSSDWSIATTRRIVMQVDPELSRTIVVSTKLDTKIPQFSCSSDVEVFLSPPASALDSSLLGDSPFFTSVPSGRVGYGQDSVYKSNDEFKQAVSLREMEDIASLEKKLGRLLTKQEKSRIGISKLRLFLEELLWKRYKESVPLIIPLLGKEYRSTVRKLDTVSKELSSLDEAKLKERGRTFHDLFLTKLSLLLKGTVVAPPDKFGETLQDERTQGGAFVGTDGLQFSHKLIPNAGMRLYGGAQYHRAMAEFRFLVGAIKCPPITREEIVNACGVEDIHDGTNYSRTACVIAVAKARETFEPFLHQLGARLLHILKRLLPISVYLLQKEGEYLSGHEVFLKRVASAFNSFVESTEKSCRDKCMEDLASTTRYVTWSLHNKNRAGLRQFLDSFGGTEHNTTSGSSIQTTEMRLADLLDSTLWNRKLAPSSERIVYALVQQIFQGIREYFLASAELKFNCFLLMPIVDKLPALLREELENAFEDDLDSIFDITNLRQSLDQKKRSTEIELRRIKRIKEKFRVMNEKLNSHEFAQNLKAPSVQH, encoded by the exons ATGGCGGAAGTATCAGCAAAATCGGTGACGGTTGAGGAAATGGCGGAAGAGGACGACGCTGCGATTGAGGAGCGGTGGAGTCTTTACGAAGCTTACAACGAGTTACACGCTTTGGCGCAGGAATTGGAGACGCCGTTCGAAGCACCGGCGGTTCTTGTGGTGGGACAGCAGACCGACGGTAAAAGTGCGCTTGTGGAAGCTCTTATGGGGTTTCAATTTAACCATGTCGGCGGCGGAACCAAGACTCGTCGGCCGATTACTCTCCATATGAAGTACGATCCTCAGTGTCAATTCCCGCTTTGTCATCTCGGATCTGATGATGATCCTTCCGTTTCTCTTCCCAAATCTCTCTCACAAATTCAG GCATATATTGAGGCTGAGAACATGAGGCTGGAGCAAGAGCCATGTAGCCCATTCTCTGCAAAGGAGATTATTGTGAAAGTCCAGTATAAGTATTGTCCAAACCTTACCATCATTGATACACCTGGACTTATTGCTCCTGCACCAGGACTGAAAAACCGAGCTCTTCag GTTCAAGCACGGGCTGTGGAAGCTCTAGTCCGAGCAAAGATGCAACACAAAGAGTTCATCATTTTATGCCTCGAAGATAGCAGTGACTGGAGCATTGCAACCACTCGAAGGATAGTGATGCAA GTTGATCCTGAGCTTTCTAGGACAATTGTTGTTTCTACAAAGCTTGACACTAAAATCCCTCAATTCTCATGTTCATCTGACGTGGAAGTCTTTCTCTCACCTCCTGCAAGCGCACTTGACAGCTCCTTATTGGGCGATTCTCCTTTTTTCACGTCTGTGCCTTCTGGAAGAGTTGGCTATGGACAGGATTCAGTGTATAAGTCTAATGACGAGTTCAAACAG GCTGTGTCACTTAGAGAAATGGAAGACATTGCATCTTTAGAGAAGAAGTTGGGCCGTTTACTGACAAAACAGGAAAAGAGTAGGATTGGCATCAGTAAACTGAGGTTGTTTCTGGAAGAACTACTCTGGAAAAG GTACAAAGAGAGTGTTCCATTGATCATTCCACTGTTAGGAAAGGAGTACCGCAGTACAGTCAGAAAGCTGGATACCGTGAGCAAGGAACTTAG CTCTTTGGATGAAGCAAAACTCAAAGAGAGAGGCAGGACTTTCCATGATCTCTTCTTAACCAAG TTATCGCTGTTATTGAAGGGAACAGTTGTGGCCCCTCCAGATAAATTTG GTGAGACACTGCAAGATGAAAGGACACAAGGAGGAGCATTTGTTGGTACTGATGGTCTCCAGTTTTCACATAAGCTAATACCG AATGCAGGGATGCGTCTCTATGGGGGTGCACAATATCACCGTGCCATGGCTGAGTTTCGTTTTCTAGTTGGTGCTATCAAATGTCCCCCAATAACGAGGGAGGAAATTGTAAATGCATGTGGAGTTGAGGATATTCATGATGGAACAAACTATTCCAG AACAGCTTGTGTTATAGCAGTTGCGAAGGCTCGTGAGACGTTTGAACCTTTCCTTCATCAG TTAGGGGCGAGGCTTCTACACATTCTCAAGAGATTGCTTCCAATTTCTGTATATCTTCTTCAG AAAGAAGGTGAATATTTAAGTGGGCATGAGGTGTTTCTCAAGCGGGTTGCTTCAGCATTCAACAGTTTTGTGGAGTCCACAGAAAAATCATGTCGTGACAA ATGTATGGAGGATTTAGCAAGTACAACTCGCTATGTTACATGGTCTCTTCACAACAAG AACCGAGCTGGTCTACGTCAATTCTTGGACTCATTTGGTGGAACAGAGCATAATACGACATCAG GTTCCAGTATTCAGACAACAGAAATGCGGTTGGCTGATCTTCTAGATAGCACACTTTGGAACCGCAAGCTTGCTCCTTCCTCTGAGAGAATTGTGTACGCATTGGTCCAACAGATATTCCAGGGCATACGAGAGTACTTTCTCGCCTCTGCTGAGTTAAAG TTCAACTGTTTTCTTCTAATGCCCATCGTTGATAAGTTACCTGCTCTTCTCCGGGAAGAGTTGGAAAACGCATTTGAAGACGACCTCGATAGTATCTTCGACATCACGAATCTCCGGCAATCACTTGATCAAAAGAAACGGAGCACAGAGATCGAGCTCAGAAGG ATAAAGAggataaaagagaaattcaGAGTGATGAATGAGAAGCTAAACTCTCATGAATTTGCTCAAAATCTAAAGGCTCCTTCGGTGCAGCATTGA
- the ARC5 gene encoding P-loop containing nucleoside triphosphate hydrolases superfamily protein (ACCUMULATION AND REPLICATION OF CHLOROPLAST 5 (ARC5); FUNCTIONS IN: GTP binding, GTPase activity; INVOLVED IN: chloroplast fission, peroxisome fission; LOCATED IN: chloroplast outer membrane, peroxisome, chloroplast; EXPRESSED IN: 23 plant structures; EXPRESSED DURING: 13 growth stages; CONTAINS InterPro DOMAIN/s: Dynamin, GTPase domain (InterPro:IPR001401); BEST Arabidopsis thaliana protein match is: Dynamin related protein 5A (TAIR:AT1G53140.1); Has 2186 Blast hits to 2177 proteins in 279 species: Archae - 0; Bacteria - 10; Metazoa - 945; Fungi - 507; Plants - 452; Viruses - 0; Other Eukaryotes - 272 (source: NCBI BLink).) — translation MAEVSAKSVTVEEMAEEDDAAIEERWSLYEAYNELHALAQELETPFEAPAVLVVGQQTDGKSALVEALMGFQFNHVGGGTKTRRPITLHMKYDPQCQFPLCHLGSDDDPSVSLPKSLSQIQAYIEAENMRLEQEPCSPFSAKEIIVKVQYKYCPNLTIIDTPGLIAPAPGLKNRALQVQARAVEALVRAKMQHKEFIILCLEDSSDWSIATTRRIVMQVDPELSRTIVVSTKLDTKIPQFSCSSDVEVFLSPPASALDSSLLGDSPFFTSVPSGRVGYGQDSVYKSNDEFKQAVSLREMEDIASLEKKLGRLLTKQEKSRIGISKLRLFLEELLWKRYKESVPLIIPLLGKEYRSTVRKLDTVSKELSSLDEAKLKERGRTFHDLFLTKLSLLLKGTVVAPPDKFGETLQDERTQGGAFVGTDGLQFSHKLIPNAGMRLYGGAQYHRAMAEFRFLVGAIKCPPITREEIVNACGVEDIHDGTNYSRTACVIAVAKARETFEPFLHQLGARLLHILKRLLPISVYLLQKEGEYLSGHEVFLKRVASAFNSFVESTEKSCRDKCMEDLASTTRYVTWSLHNKNRAGLRQFLDSFGGTEHNTTSGNAIGFSLPQDALGGTTDTKSRSDVKLSHLASNIDSGSSIQTTEMRLADLLDSTLWNRKLAPSSERIVYALVQQIFQGIREYFLASAELKFNCFLLMPIVDKLPALLREELENAFEDDLDSIFDITNLRQSLDQKKRSTEIELRRIKRIKEKFRVMNEKLNSHEFAQNLKAPSVQH, via the exons ATGGCGGAAGTATCAGCAAAATCGGTGACGGTTGAGGAAATGGCGGAAGAGGACGACGCTGCGATTGAGGAGCGGTGGAGTCTTTACGAAGCTTACAACGAGTTACACGCTTTGGCGCAGGAATTGGAGACGCCGTTCGAAGCACCGGCGGTTCTTGTGGTGGGACAGCAGACCGACGGTAAAAGTGCGCTTGTGGAAGCTCTTATGGGGTTTCAATTTAACCATGTCGGCGGCGGAACCAAGACTCGTCGGCCGATTACTCTCCATATGAAGTACGATCCTCAGTGTCAATTCCCGCTTTGTCATCTCGGATCTGATGATGATCCTTCCGTTTCTCTTCCCAAATCTCTCTCACAAATTCAG GCATATATTGAGGCTGAGAACATGAGGCTGGAGCAAGAGCCATGTAGCCCATTCTCTGCAAAGGAGATTATTGTGAAAGTCCAGTATAAGTATTGTCCAAACCTTACCATCATTGATACACCTGGACTTATTGCTCCTGCACCAGGACTGAAAAACCGAGCTCTTCag GTTCAAGCACGGGCTGTGGAAGCTCTAGTCCGAGCAAAGATGCAACACAAAGAGTTCATCATTTTATGCCTCGAAGATAGCAGTGACTGGAGCATTGCAACCACTCGAAGGATAGTGATGCAA GTTGATCCTGAGCTTTCTAGGACAATTGTTGTTTCTACAAAGCTTGACACTAAAATCCCTCAATTCTCATGTTCATCTGACGTGGAAGTCTTTCTCTCACCTCCTGCAAGCGCACTTGACAGCTCCTTATTGGGCGATTCTCCTTTTTTCACGTCTGTGCCTTCTGGAAGAGTTGGCTATGGACAGGATTCAGTGTATAAGTCTAATGACGAGTTCAAACAG GCTGTGTCACTTAGAGAAATGGAAGACATTGCATCTTTAGAGAAGAAGTTGGGCCGTTTACTGACAAAACAGGAAAAGAGTAGGATTGGCATCAGTAAACTGAGGTTGTTTCTGGAAGAACTACTCTGGAAAAG GTACAAAGAGAGTGTTCCATTGATCATTCCACTGTTAGGAAAGGAGTACCGCAGTACAGTCAGAAAGCTGGATACCGTGAGCAAGGAACTTAG CTCTTTGGATGAAGCAAAACTCAAAGAGAGAGGCAGGACTTTCCATGATCTCTTCTTAACCAAG TTATCGCTGTTATTGAAGGGAACAGTTGTGGCCCCTCCAGATAAATTTG GTGAGACACTGCAAGATGAAAGGACACAAGGAGGAGCATTTGTTGGTACTGATGGTCTCCAGTTTTCACATAAGCTAATACCG AATGCAGGGATGCGTCTCTATGGGGGTGCACAATATCACCGTGCCATGGCTGAGTTTCGTTTTCTAGTTGGTGCTATCAAATGTCCCCCAATAACGAGGGAGGAAATTGTAAATGCATGTGGAGTTGAGGATATTCATGATGGAACAAACTATTCCAG AACAGCTTGTGTTATAGCAGTTGCGAAGGCTCGTGAGACGTTTGAACCTTTCCTTCATCAG TTAGGGGCGAGGCTTCTACACATTCTCAAGAGATTGCTTCCAATTTCTGTATATCTTCTTCAG AAAGAAGGTGAATATTTAAGTGGGCATGAGGTGTTTCTCAAGCGGGTTGCTTCAGCATTCAACAGTTTTGTGGAGTCCACAGAAAAATCATGTCGTGACAA ATGTATGGAGGATTTAGCAAGTACAACTCGCTATGTTACATGGTCTCTTCACAACAAG AACCGAGCTGGTCTACGTCAATTCTTGGACTCATTTGGTGGAACAGAGCATAATACGACATCAGGTAATGCCATAGGATTTAGTCTTCCCCAAGATGCATTAGGTGGCACAACAGACACCAAGTCAAGATCAGATGTAAAGCTAAGCCATCTCGCCTCAAACATCGATTCAGGTTCCAGTATTCAGACAACAGAAATGCGGTTGGCTGATCTTCTAGATAGCACACTTTGGAACCGCAAGCTTGCTCCTTCCTCTGAGAGAATTGTGTACGCATTGGTCCAACAGATATTCCAGGGCATACGAGAGTACTTTCTCGCCTCTGCTGAGTTAAAG TTCAACTGTTTTCTTCTAATGCCCATCGTTGATAAGTTACCTGCTCTTCTCCGGGAAGAGTTGGAAAACGCATTTGAAGACGACCTCGATAGTATCTTCGACATCACGAATCTCCGGCAATCACTTGATCAAAAGAAACGGAGCACAGAGATCGAGCTCAGAAGG ATAAAGAggataaaagagaaattcaGAGTGATGAATGAGAAGCTAAACTCTCATGAATTTGCTCAAAATCTAAAGGCTCCTTCGGTGCAGCATTGA